A window from Actinomycetes bacterium encodes these proteins:
- a CDS encoding glycoside hydrolase family 15 protein, translating to MAARIEDYALIGDTRTVALVCKEGSIDWFCAPRIDSPAAFAALLGEARHGRWYIAAADDAVVTRRYLGDSLVLETLHETPTGRFSVIDFMPPEHERPSIHRIVECLEGTVKVQMELIVRFDYGSIVPWVESTGDGLRMVAGPDALRFHSPVPLEGRGPTTIAEFELSEGSRRSFSLTWYDSAGQEPYPLDSLGALEGAKAWWHDWVSRCTYEGGWRDEVVRSLITLKALTYAPSGAVCAAATTSLPEEIGGVRNWDYRYSWLRDATLTLQAFLVSGYHTEASAWAQWLRRAVAGSPGDFQIMYGVRGRRRLTELELDWLPGYEGSAPVRIGNEASTQFQLDVFGEVMDAALMGSMGGLSPGDSSAADVGLALLAALEKVWDDPDDGIWEVRGPRRHFTHSKVMAWVAFDRAVKLHDKGGLRGGDVLRWKELRDTVHQQVCEKGWNDDVGAFTQYYGSTTLDASLLMMAIVGFLPADDPRIVSTVEAIQRDLMVEGFVKRYQTGADNADGLPGAEGAFLLTTFWLADNLALMGRTDEATEVFERLRGLRNDVGLLSEEYDPTEGRMLGNFPQAFSHIGLIHTAANLSPEGASPCEDRSAGSGQGD from the coding sequence ATGGCCGCAAGGATCGAGGACTACGCCCTCATCGGCGACACCCGCACGGTGGCGCTCGTGTGCAAGGAAGGGTCGATCGACTGGTTCTGCGCGCCGAGGATCGACTCCCCGGCAGCCTTCGCCGCGCTGTTGGGAGAGGCCAGGCACGGACGCTGGTACATCGCAGCGGCTGACGACGCCGTGGTGACCCGTCGCTACCTGGGTGACAGCCTCGTGCTGGAGACACTGCACGAGACGCCGACCGGCAGGTTCAGCGTGATCGACTTCATGCCTCCCGAACACGAACGGCCGTCCATCCACCGCATCGTGGAGTGCCTCGAGGGAACGGTGAAGGTCCAGATGGAGCTCATCGTGCGCTTCGACTACGGCTCCATCGTGCCGTGGGTGGAGTCGACAGGCGACGGCCTGCGCATGGTGGCCGGACCGGACGCCCTGCGCTTCCACTCCCCGGTGCCACTGGAAGGCCGCGGTCCCACCACGATCGCCGAGTTCGAACTGTCGGAGGGCAGTCGCCGCAGCTTCTCTCTCACCTGGTACGACTCGGCGGGCCAGGAGCCCTACCCACTCGACAGCCTCGGTGCGCTGGAGGGGGCGAAGGCGTGGTGGCACGACTGGGTGTCGCGGTGCACATACGAAGGCGGATGGCGCGACGAGGTCGTGCGCTCGCTCATTACGCTCAAGGCCCTCACCTACGCACCGAGCGGCGCCGTGTGCGCCGCCGCCACGACCTCGCTGCCAGAGGAGATCGGCGGGGTTCGCAACTGGGACTACCGATACTCCTGGCTACGCGACGCAACCCTCACCCTGCAGGCCTTCCTGGTCTCCGGCTATCACACCGAGGCGTCCGCGTGGGCCCAGTGGCTGCGCCGTGCGGTGGCCGGAAGCCCGGGGGACTTCCAGATCATGTACGGCGTACGCGGCAGGCGGCGCCTGACCGAGCTGGAGCTCGACTGGCTTCCGGGATACGAGGGGTCGGCTCCCGTGCGGATCGGCAACGAGGCCTCCACCCAGTTCCAGCTGGACGTGTTCGGCGAGGTGATGGACGCCGCCCTCATGGGGAGCATGGGTGGACTCTCACCCGGCGACTCCAGCGCAGCTGACGTCGGACTCGCCCTGCTCGCCGCACTGGAGAAGGTCTGGGACGACCCCGACGACGGCATCTGGGAGGTGCGCGGGCCGCGGCGGCACTTCACCCACTCGAAGGTCATGGCGTGGGTGGCGTTCGACCGTGCGGTGAAGCTGCACGACAAGGGTGGCCTGCGCGGCGGCGACGTGCTGCGCTGGAAGGAACTGCGCGACACGGTTCACCAGCAGGTGTGCGAGAAGGGCTGGAACGACGACGTCGGCGCCTTCACCCAGTACTACGGGTCCACCACCCTCGACGCGAGCCTGTTGATGATGGCCATCGTGGGGTTCCTGCCGGCGGATGACCCGCGCATCGTCTCCACGGTGGAGGCCATCCAGCGAGACCTGATGGTCGAGGGTTTCGTGAAGCGGTACCAGACCGGTGCTGACAATGCGGACGGGCTGCCGGGGGCCGAAGGCGCGTTCCTTCTCACCACCTTCTGGCTCGCCGACAACCTCGCCCTCATGGGCCGCACCGACGAGGCGACCGAGGTGTTCGAGCGCCTGCGCGGGCTGCGCAACGACGTGGGGCTGCTGTCAGAGGAGTACGACCCGACCGAGGGCCGGATGCTCGGCAACTTCCCCCAGGCCTTCTCACACATCGGCCTCATCCACACCGCGGCGAACCTCTCCCCCGAGGGCGCATCCCCGTGTGAGGACCGCTCCGCGGGTAGCGGCCAGGGCGACTAG
- a CDS encoding glucose 1-dehydrogenase, translated as MADPHQSSSKTDPLPDVDRNQPLAGKVAVVTGGSSGIGKAAVLALAAEGANVVIDYHSHPDAADQVERDVAALGDRAVDLQADVSKVGDLQKLADAAVESFGRLDIWVNNAGIETRTSVLDTTEDAYDKVMEVNLKSAFFGTQVAAKQMIAQGNGGRVINVSSVHEDWPMTGNTAYCLSKGGMRMLTRTAGVELAQHGINVVGVGPGAVATPINAETMADPDKLAELDAAIPLGRLADPSEIGDVVAYLAGPRSTYLTAMTVMADGGLIQSSPGL; from the coding sequence ATGGCAGATCCACACCAGAGCTCCAGCAAGACCGACCCATTGCCCGATGTCGACCGCAACCAGCCGCTCGCCGGCAAGGTAGCGGTTGTCACGGGCGGCAGCTCGGGCATCGGCAAGGCGGCAGTGCTCGCCTTGGCTGCCGAGGGTGCCAACGTGGTGATCGATTACCACTCGCATCCCGACGCGGCCGACCAGGTGGAGCGTGACGTGGCCGCACTGGGGGACAGGGCAGTGGACCTCCAGGCGGACGTGTCGAAGGTGGGCGACCTGCAGAAGCTTGCCGATGCAGCGGTCGAGTCTTTCGGCAGGCTCGATATATGGGTCAACAACGCAGGCATCGAGACGCGGACCTCCGTGCTCGACACCACCGAGGACGCCTACGACAAGGTGATGGAGGTCAATCTCAAGAGTGCCTTCTTCGGCACCCAGGTGGCTGCGAAACAGATGATCGCCCAGGGCAACGGCGGGCGGGTCATCAACGTGTCCTCGGTGCACGAGGACTGGCCCATGACGGGCAACACGGCGTACTGCCTGTCCAAGGGCGGGATGCGCATGCTCACCCGCACCGCCGGAGTCGAGCTGGCGCAGCACGGCATCAACGTGGTCGGGGTCGGGCCGGGTGCGGTGGCCACTCCGATCAACGCCGAGACCATGGCCGACCCCGACAAGCTCGCCGAGCTCGACGCTGCGATCCCGCTCGGACGCTTGGCGGACCCGTCGGAGATCGGTGACGTGGTCGCGTACCTCGCCGGCCCGCGCTCCACGTATCTGACGGCGATGACCGTGATGGCCGACGGCGGCCTGATCCAGTCGAGCCCTGGGTTGTAG
- the tal gene encoding transaldolase: protein MPAPTAELHEMGQSLWLDNITRKLLDDGVIQRYIDEYSVTGLTSNPSIFDKAIGGGWYDDAIREKSAAGVEGEDLFFELAIEDLRRAADAFAPVHSATDGVDGFVSLEVSPELAYDTASTVAAARDLHARAQRDNLFIKIPGTPEGLPAITDTIAAGVPVNVTLLFDAAQYRAAAEAYMAGIERRIEAGESPFVASVASVFMSRWDKAVADKVPAELKDRLALAVGGLTYRTYHEVLSSDRWQRLEGEGARPQRLLWASTSTKDPDASDTLYVTGLAAPNTVNTMPDVTLEAFHDHGSLEGPMDPGGGGCDDELAAFEAAGVDVLALAAQLQSDGAKAFVDSWHDLMGRIEEQSKAVA, encoded by the coding sequence ATGCCAGCTCCCACAGCAGAGCTCCACGAGATGGGCCAGAGCCTCTGGCTGGACAACATCACGCGCAAGCTGCTCGACGACGGCGTGATCCAGCGCTACATCGACGAGTACTCGGTCACGGGCCTCACTTCGAACCCGTCGATCTTCGACAAGGCGATCGGGGGCGGGTGGTACGACGACGCGATCCGCGAGAAGTCAGCGGCCGGCGTCGAGGGCGAGGACCTGTTCTTCGAGTTGGCGATCGAAGACCTGCGACGGGCCGCCGACGCGTTCGCTCCCGTGCACTCCGCCACCGACGGTGTGGACGGCTTCGTGTCGCTCGAGGTGTCACCGGAGCTCGCATACGACACGGCGTCCACCGTCGCGGCCGCGCGGGACCTGCATGCCCGCGCCCAGCGCGACAACCTCTTCATCAAGATTCCCGGCACACCCGAAGGGCTGCCGGCGATCACCGACACGATCGCCGCCGGGGTTCCGGTCAACGTGACGCTGCTGTTCGACGCCGCGCAGTACCGTGCCGCGGCGGAGGCCTACATGGCCGGCATCGAGCGCCGAATCGAGGCCGGCGAGTCACCGTTCGTTGCAAGCGTGGCGTCGGTGTTCATGTCGCGTTGGGACAAGGCGGTGGCCGACAAGGTGCCCGCCGAGCTGAAGGACCGCCTCGCGCTGGCAGTCGGTGGCCTCACCTACCGCACATACCACGAGGTGCTCTCTTCTGATCGCTGGCAGCGCCTCGAGGGCGAAGGCGCCCGCCCCCAGCGGCTCCTGTGGGCGTCGACCAGCACCAAGGACCCCGATGCCTCCGACACGCTGTACGTGACCGGCCTCGCAGCACCCAACACCGTCAACACGATGCCGGACGTGACTCTCGAGGCTTTCCATGACCACGGCAGCCTCGAAGGTCCCATGGACCCCGGCGGAGGCGGCTGCGACGATGAGCTCGCCGCGTTCGAGGCGGCGGGCGTCGACGTACTGGCGTTGGCAGCGCAACTCCAGAGCGACGGGGCCAAGGCATTCGTCGATTCGTGGCATGACCTCATGGGCCGCATCGAAGAGCAGAGCAAGGCAGTTGCCTGA
- a CDS encoding NAD(P)/FAD-dependent oxidoreductase — MASEPPTTARPKVLILGAGFAGLGAARKLHKAPVDVVLVDRHDYHTFQPLLYQVATDVLDPETVGHPVREYVDHQPNLRFVTASVETIDTSSRIVTFSDWEDQAYDLLVVGLGAQANFFGTEGAAEHAFPLYTLSDSLRLKNHVLNLFEQAVKMDPTQAASHLDMVIVGGGPTGVETAGAMADLLYTTFARDAPRFPIGNAKITLVEHGDRLLKMFDEGMSAYTRDALEERGVTIRLGEAVKSIGTDAVTLGSGEVIPANTTVWGAGLKASPLSSQLTDDLQHGRVPVGPLLNLADHPEVFVAGDLAWITDAKTGEVLPQLGSVALQAGEHIGKTIDRQLRKHKDPEPFHYIDKGTMATIGRGAAVAVVPPDMHLTGKPAFLAWGAVHLALLNGADSKSSALTNWFWTWMRHDRPSRVLIHPDEED, encoded by the coding sequence ATGGCAAGCGAGCCCCCCACCACTGCGCGGCCCAAGGTGCTCATCCTCGGAGCCGGTTTCGCCGGCCTCGGCGCAGCCCGGAAGCTACACAAGGCACCGGTTGACGTGGTGCTGGTGGACCGGCACGACTACCACACCTTCCAGCCACTGCTCTACCAGGTGGCAACCGACGTCCTCGACCCCGAGACGGTCGGCCACCCCGTGCGCGAGTACGTCGACCACCAGCCCAACCTGCGGTTCGTCACGGCCTCGGTCGAGACCATCGACACCAGCTCCAGAATCGTCACCTTCAGCGACTGGGAAGACCAGGCATACGACCTGCTCGTGGTCGGGCTCGGCGCCCAGGCGAACTTCTTCGGCACCGAGGGAGCCGCCGAACACGCATTCCCCCTCTACACGCTCAGCGACTCGCTACGACTCAAGAACCATGTGCTGAACCTGTTCGAGCAAGCCGTGAAGATGGATCCGACCCAGGCGGCGTCGCACCTCGACATGGTGATCGTGGGTGGCGGGCCGACCGGGGTGGAGACCGCAGGAGCGATGGCGGACCTGCTGTACACGACGTTCGCCCGCGACGCCCCCCGGTTCCCGATCGGCAACGCGAAGATCACGCTCGTGGAGCACGGCGACCGCCTGCTCAAGATGTTCGACGAGGGCATGAGCGCCTACACAAGGGATGCCCTCGAGGAGCGCGGGGTGACGATCCGGCTCGGCGAGGCGGTCAAGTCGATCGGCACCGATGCAGTCACCCTCGGCTCCGGCGAGGTGATCCCTGCCAACACCACCGTGTGGGGTGCGGGCCTCAAGGCCAGCCCACTCTCATCACAGCTGACCGACGACCTGCAGCACGGCCGGGTGCCCGTGGGACCGCTGCTCAACCTCGCCGACCACCCGGAGGTGTTCGTGGCGGGCGACCTCGCGTGGATCACCGATGCCAAGACCGGCGAGGTTCTGCCCCAGCTTGGCTCCGTGGCATTGCAGGCCGGCGAGCACATCGGCAAGACCATCGACCGCCAGTTGCGCAAGCACAAGGACCCCGAGCCGTTTCACTACATCGACAAGGGCACCATGGCCACCATCGGCCGCGGCGCCGCAGTGGCGGTGGTGCCTCCTGACATGCATCTCACGGGCAAGCCTGCCTTCCTCGCGTGGGGCGCGGTGCACCTCGCGCTCCTCAACGGTGCCGACAGCAAGTCCTCGGCACTCACCAACTGGTTCTGGACCTGGATGCGCCACGACCGCCCGTCGCGGGTGTTGATACACCCCGACGAAGAAGACTGA
- a CDS encoding DUF4239 domain-containing protein produces the protein MHTRETWWLWRAFERRLDAMAGAGSAPVFAGFLIWFIGWSVAVGILLRTLTTTEEQEDLAIVAGRLMPAIGTLFALLTAFVITNQWNRSRDAEHIIGAEADASVRLALASGARGFQGETIRGRQLAYLDSVLRHEWSTLAHDHRGHPPTVDKLMDLQREVRDLACQPEVSEAVSAELASAATEVATGRRDRLNLAGHGLPAPLFLLSFVSGVVVCLGAVSLAVNLDSWVAAIVGGLVVTVALDLALVVAISDPFRGSMRVVPRPLRAAHSSLENGQFGTCAEVPR, from the coding sequence GTGCACACGCGCGAGACCTGGTGGCTCTGGCGAGCCTTCGAACGGCGCCTCGATGCGATGGCCGGCGCCGGGTCGGCGCCGGTGTTTGCCGGGTTCCTGATCTGGTTCATCGGCTGGTCGGTGGCGGTGGGCATCCTGTTGCGGACACTCACGACCACCGAGGAGCAGGAGGATCTGGCGATCGTGGCCGGGCGCCTCATGCCGGCTATCGGCACCCTCTTCGCGTTGCTCACAGCCTTCGTGATCACCAACCAGTGGAACCGCAGCCGCGACGCTGAGCACATCATCGGCGCCGAAGCCGATGCGAGCGTGAGGCTTGCGCTCGCATCGGGGGCCCGGGGATTCCAGGGCGAGACCATCCGCGGTCGCCAGCTCGCCTACCTCGACTCGGTGTTGCGCCACGAGTGGTCGACCCTCGCGCACGACCACCGCGGCCATCCTCCGACGGTCGACAAACTCATGGACCTTCAGCGCGAGGTGCGTGACCTGGCGTGCCAGCCGGAGGTTTCCGAGGCAGTGTCGGCCGAGCTGGCCTCGGCGGCCACCGAAGTTGCCACCGGCCGGCGCGACCGGCTCAATCTCGCTGGTCACGGCCTGCCGGCGCCGTTGTTCCTGCTGTCGTTCGTGTCTGGCGTGGTGGTCTGCCTGGGTGCGGTCTCGCTCGCGGTCAACCTCGACAGCTGGGTGGCGGCCATTGTGGGGGGCCTCGTGGTGACGGTCGCCCTCGACCTCGCGCTGGTCGTGGCCATCAGTGACCCGTTCAGGGGCTCGATGCGCGTAGTGCCCCGCCCGCTCAGGGCAGCGCACAGCTCGCTCGAGAACGGCCAGTTCGGCACTTGCGCGGAGGTCCCGCGTTGA
- a CDS encoding SDR family oxidoreductase, with amino-acid sequence MTRLSGSNVLITGAGAGIGRLLAHEVARRGGRPVLWDISAEALERVAAELATIGVDPLTSVVDVGESAAVTAAADQVLAQVGSVDVLVNNAGIVSGKSIEDLSSAEIERTFRVNTLSNFWTTKAFLPAMIRRNRGHVVTVASASGLIGVSQLTDYASSKHAAVGFDESLRVELSHRAPGIRTTVVCPYYIDTGMFDGVRSRFPLLLPILPEEKVVAKMVRAIERDRARLHIPPILYALGVFRLLPARAFDAFMDLLGVNVSMDEFRGHGKATSDQSDSPSHSG; translated from the coding sequence ATGACGCGCCTGTCGGGTTCGAACGTCCTCATCACGGGTGCCGGCGCCGGCATCGGCCGCCTGCTCGCCCACGAGGTGGCGCGGCGCGGCGGCAGGCCCGTCCTGTGGGACATATCTGCGGAGGCTCTCGAGCGGGTTGCCGCAGAGTTGGCCACGATCGGGGTCGACCCGCTCACATCGGTTGTCGACGTCGGCGAGTCCGCAGCCGTCACCGCAGCCGCAGACCAGGTGCTGGCCCAGGTCGGATCGGTGGACGTACTGGTGAACAACGCCGGCATCGTCAGCGGCAAGTCGATCGAAGACCTCTCCAGCGCCGAGATCGAGCGCACGTTCCGGGTCAACACGCTGTCCAACTTCTGGACCACCAAGGCATTCCTGCCGGCGATGATCCGGCGCAACCGAGGCCACGTGGTCACCGTTGCTTCAGCGTCCGGGCTGATCGGGGTGTCGCAGCTGACCGACTACGCATCGTCGAAGCACGCGGCCGTGGGCTTCGACGAGTCGCTACGTGTCGAACTGTCCCACCGGGCCCCGGGGATCCGAACCACTGTCGTGTGTCCGTACTACATCGACACCGGCATGTTCGACGGAGTGCGCTCCCGGTTCCCCCTGCTGTTGCCCATCCTGCCCGAGGAAAAGGTGGTGGCGAAGATGGTGCGGGCCATCGAACGTGACCGCGCCCGGCTCCACATCCCCCCGATCCTCTACGCCCTGGGCGTGTTCCGGCTGCTGCCCGCGAGGGCCTTCGACGCGTTCATGGACCTTCTCGGGGTCAACGTGTCCATGGATGAATTCCGGGGTCACGGCAAGGCGACTTCTGACCAGAGCGACTCGCCCAGTCACTCTGGCTAG
- a CDS encoding HAD family phosphatase, translating into MGADPEIRFLLSDVDGTLVRSDKSLSDATVAAIGRLRDAGIHFAVTSGRPPKGMEMLVEPLALVTPMAAFNGGEFVTPQLEPIETRVIEDAFVPGIIELIDSFGLDAWVYSGADWFVLDSDGYHVDVEASTVQFQPTQVASFSGIDSVAKVVGVGEDHDAVARAEAAAREKFGSEVSAARSQPYYLDVTHPDANKGGALQYLADRYDIAPESFATIGDMPNDVLMFARGGLGIAMGNAGRDVQRAARHVTLSNDDDGVAHAIDRFILGAS; encoded by the coding sequence ATGGGTGCCGACCCCGAGATCCGTTTCCTGCTGTCCGACGTCGACGGCACGCTCGTGCGCAGCGACAAGTCGTTGAGCGACGCCACCGTGGCCGCGATCGGTCGACTCCGCGACGCGGGAATCCACTTTGCCGTCACGAGTGGCAGGCCCCCCAAGGGCATGGAGATGCTCGTCGAACCCCTTGCCCTGGTCACGCCGATGGCTGCGTTCAACGGCGGCGAGTTCGTGACCCCACAGCTGGAGCCGATCGAGACACGCGTGATCGAGGACGCCTTCGTGCCGGGCATCATCGAGCTCATCGACTCCTTCGGGCTCGATGCGTGGGTGTACTCCGGCGCCGACTGGTTCGTACTCGACTCGGACGGGTACCACGTCGACGTCGAGGCCTCGACGGTGCAGTTCCAACCCACACAGGTCGCGTCGTTCAGCGGGATCGACTCGGTGGCCAAGGTCGTGGGTGTCGGAGAGGACCACGATGCCGTTGCCCGGGCCGAAGCGGCCGCCCGCGAGAAGTTCGGCTCGGAGGTGTCGGCGGCTCGGTCGCAGCCGTACTACCTCGACGTCACCCATCCGGATGCCAACAAGGGGGGTGCCCTGCAATACCTGGCCGACCGCTATGACATCGCTCCGGAGTCGTTCGCGACGATCGGCGACATGCCCAACGACGTGCTGATGTTCGCCAGGGGCGGACTGGGAATCGCCATGGGCAACGCCGGCCGCGATGTCCAGCGTGCAGCGCGCCATGTGACCCTGTCCAACGATGACGACGGCGTCGCCCATGCGATCGACCGTTTCATCCTCGGGGCTTCCTAG
- a CDS encoding ROK family protein, which yields MVGVDIGGTGCKAALVDLLNGELASERQRIDTPHPATPDAVAQTVVRLLDVLGGADVIGLTVPAVVRGGVVRSAANIDPEWIGTDAVSLFSEALSTSCTVLNDADAAGIAEMRFGAGSGRNGVVVVVTLGTGIGTAVFTDGVLVPNTELGHIELKGMDAEQYAASSVRDREDLSWKRWGHRVGRYMALLEKLLSPELIIVGGGVSKKFDRYSDHMLEKTSGETEIVPAQSLNQAGIVGAAIAASRIPSTATS from the coding sequence ATGGTCGGGGTGGACATCGGTGGCACCGGCTGCAAGGCGGCACTGGTCGACCTCCTCAACGGTGAGCTCGCGTCGGAGCGGCAGCGGATCGACACGCCGCACCCGGCGACCCCCGATGCAGTCGCACAGACCGTGGTGCGGTTGCTCGATGTCCTCGGTGGCGCAGACGTGATCGGGCTCACCGTGCCAGCGGTCGTCCGCGGGGGCGTGGTCCGAAGCGCCGCCAACATCGACCCGGAGTGGATCGGCACCGACGCCGTCTCGCTGTTCTCCGAAGCCCTGTCAACCAGTTGCACGGTGCTGAACGACGCCGACGCGGCCGGGATCGCCGAAATGCGCTTCGGAGCGGGTTCGGGGCGCAACGGCGTGGTGGTCGTCGTCACACTTGGCACCGGGATCGGCACCGCCGTGTTCACCGACGGTGTGCTGGTGCCCAACACCGAGCTGGGCCACATCGAGCTGAAGGGCATGGACGCCGAGCAGTACGCGGCGAGCTCGGTGCGTGACCGCGAGGACCTGTCATGGAAGCGGTGGGGTCACCGGGTGGGTCGCTACATGGCACTGCTCGAGAAGCTGCTGTCACCAGAGCTGATCATCGTGGGCGGCGGCGTGTCCAAGAAGTTCGACCGCTACAGCGACCACATGCTCGAGAAGACCTCTGGCGAGACCGAGATCGTCCCGGCCCAGTCCCTCAACCAGGCGGGGATAGTCGGTGCGGCCATTGCGGCCAGCCGCATCCCTTCGACTGCCACCAGCTGA
- a CDS encoding galactose mutarotase — protein MIRVTDAGRLPAGSRDEGADVKWVSLNSNELSVRLLGLGAAIASVEMRGSKRTSHAVHLGFGDVDSYADPALNPHLGSSIGRYANRIADAAFELDGTAWKLDANNGPNTLHGGRYGWDRHAWEVLDATGGDDGGTATFGFASPDGDMGFPGRVTATATFTLDGPLLRIEYAATTDAPTVVAMTNHGYWNLAGGGTCHDHVVTLAADEVLPVDDQGIPTGGLVPVEGTPFDLRSPTTLGPVMQELGADQSGGGFDHCFAVRGETCELRPTAVLEAPGSGRWMKVDTDQRGVQLYTGNNLGPPFSVHGAVSLETQAFPDSPNRPQLGSVRLDPDEEYRAVTEFTFGTGPAPDL, from the coding sequence TTGATCCGCGTGACCGACGCCGGTCGGCTCCCCGCCGGCTCCCGTGATGAGGGAGCCGATGTGAAGTGGGTGTCGCTGAACAGCAACGAGTTGAGCGTGCGACTCCTCGGTCTCGGCGCCGCCATCGCATCGGTCGAGATGCGCGGCAGCAAACGCACCTCTCACGCCGTGCACCTGGGCTTCGGCGATGTCGACTCGTATGCCGATCCCGCGCTCAACCCTCACCTGGGATCCAGCATCGGCCGGTATGCGAACCGGATCGCGGATGCCGCCTTCGAGCTCGACGGCACCGCGTGGAAGCTGGATGCCAACAACGGTCCCAATACGCTGCACGGGGGCAGGTACGGATGGGACCGCCACGCCTGGGAGGTACTCGACGCCACCGGTGGCGACGATGGCGGCACGGCCACTTTCGGGTTCGCGAGTCCCGACGGTGACATGGGGTTCCCCGGCCGGGTGACCGCCACCGCCACCTTCACGCTCGACGGACCGCTGTTGCGCATCGAGTATGCCGCCACGACCGATGCCCCCACCGTGGTGGCCATGACCAACCACGGGTACTGGAACCTCGCCGGTGGTGGCACCTGCCACGACCACGTGGTGACCCTGGCAGCAGACGAGGTCCTGCCCGTCGACGACCAGGGGATTCCCACCGGGGGCCTGGTGCCCGTCGAGGGCACTCCCTTCGACCTCCGCAGCCCGACCACGCTCGGACCTGTGATGCAGGAGCTCGGAGCGGACCAGTCCGGAGGTGGATTCGACCACTGCTTCGCCGTGAGGGGTGAGACCTGTGAGCTGCGCCCCACAGCGGTGTTGGAGGCTCCCGGGAGCGGGCGCTGGATGAAGGTCGACACCGACCAGCGCGGCGTCCAGCTCTACACCGGAAACAACCTGGGCCCGCCGTTTTCCGTCCACGGGGCGGTGTCGCTGGAAACCCAGGCGTTCCCCGACTCGCCCAACCGGCCCCAACTCGGCTCGGTCCGCCTCGATCCCGACGAGGAGTACCGGGCGGTCACGGAGTTCACCTTCGGCACCGGCCCGGCTCCGGACCTGTAG
- a CDS encoding cytochrome ubiquinol oxidase subunit I produces the protein MSTELLHRIQFALTISFHFLFPPMSLGLGLILVILGVKSVRTNNPKWRQLSLFWVKIYGLIFAMGIATGIVQEFEFGTNWSEYSRFVGNVFGSLLAAEGIFAFMLEGGFLGLMLFGGARLGNRLWLFATTMVVAGATFSALWIVMANSWMQSPAGYEVRDEGNGPQAFMTDFVDVVFTPTFIPRILHVLAASWMVGAALVMSVGAWYLLKKIHVDLAKTMIRVALPIFAIMAVLQVFVFGANQAVAVTENQPEKLAAMEGLYRTEDCAPMFIVGWTDQHSEETKGISMPCMLSFLATQDFQGEVQGLEAFPEDDWAPVNLVFQVYHLMIDLGMVFLLISAVAVGMWIWKRKVFEKRWMLWVLVSTILLTQLATQAGWWTAEFGRQPWVVWQVLRTEGAESPLVSSAQVWFSISMFVVLYALLLGLFLYLMDRKIKAGPPEPPDDDEVESLPDSFAEVFRRRSRVSSGS, from the coding sequence GTGTCGACAGAACTGCTGCACCGGATCCAGTTCGCCCTCACCATAAGCTTCCACTTCCTGTTCCCGCCGATGTCACTCGGACTCGGGCTGATCCTCGTCATCCTCGGCGTGAAGTCGGTGCGTACGAACAACCCCAAGTGGCGCCAGCTCTCGCTGTTCTGGGTGAAGATCTACGGCCTCATCTTCGCCATGGGCATCGCGACGGGCATCGTGCAGGAGTTCGAGTTCGGCACCAACTGGTCCGAATACTCCAGGTTCGTGGGCAACGTGTTCGGCAGCCTGCTCGCGGCCGAGGGCATCTTCGCCTTCATGCTCGAGGGCGGATTCCTAGGCCTGATGCTCTTCGGTGGGGCGCGCCTCGGCAACCGGCTGTGGTTGTTCGCCACCACGATGGTCGTGGCCGGGGCAACCTTCTCCGCGTTGTGGATAGTCATGGCCAACTCCTGGATGCAGTCCCCTGCGGGCTACGAGGTACGTGACGAGGGCAACGGACCGCAGGCGTTCATGACCGACTTCGTCGACGTCGTGTTCACGCCCACGTTCATCCCCCGGATCCTGCATGTGCTGGCAGCTTCGTGGATGGTCGGGGCGGCGCTAGTGATGAGCGTCGGCGCCTGGTACCTGCTGAAGAAGATCCACGTGGACCTCGCCAAGACCATGATCCGTGTGGCACTGCCGATCTTCGCCATCATGGCCGTACTACAGGTGTTCGTGTTCGGGGCCAACCAGGCGGTGGCGGTCACCGAGAACCAGCCCGAGAAGCTGGCTGCGATGGAGGGGCTCTACCGGACCGAGGACTGTGCCCCGATGTTCATCGTGGGATGGACCGACCAGCACAGCGAGGAGACGAAGGGGATCTCGATGCCCTGCATGCTCAGCTTCCTTGCGACGCAGGACTTCCAGGGCGAGGTCCAGGGCCTCGAGGCCTTTCCGGAGGACGACTGGGCGCCCGTCAACCTCGTGTTCCAGGTGTACCACCTGATGATCGACCTCGGGATGGTGTTCCTGCTCATCTCGGCGGTCGCGGTCGGCATGTGGATCTGGAAGCGCAAGGTGTTCGAGAAACGCTGGATGCTGTGGGTGCTGGTCTCCACCATCCTGCTCACCCAGCTCGCGACCCAGGCCGGTTGGTGGACCGCCGAGTTCGGCCGCCAGCCCTGGGTCGTCTGGCAGGTGTTGCGCACCGAGGGCGCGGAATCGCCGCTCGTCTCCTCGGCACAGGTCTGGTTCTCGATATCTATGTTCGTGGTGCTCTACGCGCTGCTGCTCGGGCTGTTCCTTTACCTCATGGACCGCAAGATCAAGGCCGGGCCACCGGAGCCACCCGACGACGACGAGGTCGAGTCGCTCCCCGATTCCTTCGCAGAAGTGTTCCGCCGCCGTTCCCGCGTTTCGTCGGGATCCTGA